A stretch of Triticum aestivum cultivar Chinese Spring chromosome 1D, IWGSC CS RefSeq v2.1, whole genome shotgun sequence DNA encodes these proteins:
- the LOC123183309 gene encoding putative polyol transporter 1, with the protein MASAAALPEAAAVQPQPKKKSNFKYACTCALSASMATVVLGYDVGVMSGASLYIKEDLRLTDVQVEIMMGILSVYALLGSFAGARTSDWIGRRYTVIIAAAIFFAGSLLMGFAVNYVMFMFGRFVCGMGVGFAIMVAPVYTAEVAPASTRGLLTSFTEVFINVGILLGYVSNFAFARLPPHLNWRIMLGIGALPSALLALMVLGMPESPRWLVMKGRLADARVVLEKTSDTPEEAVERLDQIKAAAGIPHDLDGDVVAVPKRKGGNEKQVWKELIFSPTPVMRRILLAALGVHFFQQATGSDSVVLYSPRVFKSAGITGDNHLLGVTCAMGVTKTLFILLATFQIDRVGRRPLLLTSTAGMLVCLIGLGTGLTVVGQHPDEKITWAIGLCIASTLAYVSFFSMGLGPITSVYVSEVFPLRVRALGFALGVACNRVTSAAISMTFLSLSKAITIGGSFFLYAGLAALGWLFFYAFVPETRGQPLEDIGKLFGMKDAAVEDDDDTATKDKQVKAAVEMN; encoded by the exons ATGGCGTCTGCTGCTGCGCTCCCGGAGGCGGCGGCGGTCCAGCCCCAGCCCAAGAAGAAGAGCAATTTCAAGTACGCCTGCACGTGCGCCCTCTCCGCTTCCATGGCCACCGTCGTCCTCGGCTATG ACGTCGGGGTGATGAGCGGGGCGTCGCTGTACATCAAGGAGGACCTGCGGCTGACGGACGTGCAGGTGGAGATCATGATGGGCATCCTCAGCGTCTACGCGCTCCTCGGCTCCTTCGCCGGCGCCAGGACGTCCGATTGGATCGGCCGCCGCTACACCGTCATCAtcgccgccgccatcttcttcgCCGGCTCCTTGCTCATGGGCTTCGCCGTCAACTACGTCATGTTCATGTTCGGCCGCTTCGTCTGCGGCATGGGCGTCGGCTTCGCCATCATGGTCGCGCCCGTCTACACGGCCGAGGTGGCCCCGGCCTCCACCCGCGGCCTCCTCACCTccttcaccgaggtcttcatcAACGTCGGCATCCTCCTCGGCTACGTCTCCAACTTCGCCTTCGCGCGCCTCCCGCCCCACCTCAACTGGCGCATCATGCTCGGCATCGGCGCCCTCCCCTCCGCCTTGCTCGCGCTCATGGTGCTCGGCATGCCGGAGTCGCCCCGGTGGCTCGTCATGAAAGGCCGCCTTGCGGACGCCAGGGTCGTGCTGGAGAAGACCTCCGACACGCCAGAGGAGGCCGTGGAGCGCCTTGACCAAATCAAGGCTGCCGCCGGCATCCCCCACGACCTTGACGGCGACGTGGTCGCCGTGCCCAAGAGAAAAGGCGGCAACGAGAAGCAGGTGTGGAAGGAGCTCATCTTCTCGCCCACCCCGGTCATGCGCCGCATACTGCTCGCGGCGCTCGGCGTCCATTTCTTCCAGCAGGCGACGGGCTCCGACTCGGTCGTGCTCTACAGCCCACGCGTGTTCAAGAGCGCCGGCATTACCGGCGACAACCACCTGCTCGGCGTCACGTGCGCCATGGGGGTCACCAAGACTCTCTTCATCCTTTTGGCCACCTTCCAAATCGACCGTGTCGGCCGGCGGCCGCTGCTGCTCACCAGCACCGCCGGCATGCTCGTCTGTCTCATCGGCCTCGGGACGGGCCTCACCGTCGTGGGTCAGCACCCGGACGAGAAGATCACGTGGGCAATCGGCCTGTGCATCGCCTCCACCTTGGCCTACGTGTCCTTCTTCTCCATGGGCCTCGGCCCCATCACCAGCGTCTACGTCTCCGAGGTCTTCCCGCTCCGGGTGCGCGCGCTCGGCTTCGCGCTCGGCGTCGCCTGCAACCGCGTCACCAGTGCCGCCATCTCCATGACCTTCCTCTCCTTGTCCAAGGCCATCACCATCGGCGGCAGCTTCTTCCTCTACGCCGGCCTCGCCGCGCTCGGCTGGCTTTTCTTCTACGCCTTCGTTCCGGAGACGCGCGGGCAGCCGCTCGAGGACATAGGGAAGCTTTTCGGCATGAAGGACGCCGccgtcgaggacgacgacgacaccgCCACCAAAGACAAGCAGGTGAAAGCAGCTGTGGAGATGAACTAG